Proteins co-encoded in one Thamnophis elegans isolate rThaEle1 chromosome 1, rThaEle1.pri, whole genome shotgun sequence genomic window:
- the LOC116520710 gene encoding LOW QUALITY PROTEIN: inverted formin-2-like (The sequence of the model RefSeq protein was modified relative to this genomic sequence to represent the inferred CDS: inserted 3 bases in 2 codons) has product MSSKKENAHKKWSVLKEKLGSQDSDQTEANLENAEPELCIRLLQIPSVVNYSGLKKRLESSDDSWMVQFLELCGLDLLLEALDRLSGXGVSRISDALLQLTCINCVRAVMNSQKGIEYIVSNEGYVRKLSQALDTSNIMVKKQVFELLAALCIYSFDGHVLALDALDHYKTVKNQQYRFSVIMNELSVTDNVPYMITLLSAINAVILGTEELRGRXQLRNEFIGLQFLDILSKLR; this is encoded by the exons ATGTCTAGCAAGAAAGAGAATGCACACAAGAAATGGAGCGTCTTGAAAGAAAAGCTGGGCTCCCAGGATTCGGATCAAACAGAAGCCAATCTAGAAAACGCAGAGCCAGAGCTCTGCATTCGCCTCTTGCAAATCCCTTCGGTGGTGAATTACTCAGGGCTCAAGAAACGGCTGGAAAGTAGTGATGATAGCTGGATGGTCCAGTTTTTGGAACTCTGTGGACTGGATCTTCTGTTAGAAGCCTTAGACAGACTGTCGGG AGGAGTTTCTAGAATCTCAGATGCCCTCCTGCAGTTGACATGCATCAACTGTGTGCGGGCCGTAATGAATTCTCAGAAGGGCATTGAATACATCGTTAGCAATGAAGGTTATGTCAGGAAACTCTCTCAAG CACTGGACACTTCAAATATCATGGTCAAAAAGCAAGTGTTTGAACTCCTGGCTGCTCTCTGCATTTATTCATTTGATGGCCATGTACTGGCTTTGGATGCTCTAGACCATTACAAG ACTGTGAAAAACCAACAGTATCGATTCAGCGTCATTATGAATGAGCTCTCGGTCACAGACAATGTGCCGTACATGATAACGCTCTTGAGTGCCATCAACGCAGTTATATTGGGAACAGAGGAACTGAGAGGGA ATCAGCTCCGGAATGAGTTCATTG GTCTTCAGTTCTTGGATATTTTAAGCAAACTACGGTGA